The DNA region ACGAGGGGTGGGGTTgatgcggcgggggcggcgcgcaccaTGGCTGCGCCCCGCAGTTTAgtaagtacctacctaaATTCCGAGTGGTCGCTCCAAGCTTCTTAGGCGCTCGTTGGTAGCCCTGGAGATGTCCTACGCGCCAGGGCTCCCACTATCTATGGTACATACTACACACAGCTGCATGCAGCGGCCACGCCAGCATTCACCGACCTTCAACATCAATCCcgcccatcaccatcccATCGATACCACGCTCGACATCTCCCGGTGACGCGGTGCCCAGCTCCGCATCCGCCACCCACGAGGGATCatgccctcgcgcgcgcggccccgTCACTGAGCAACGTCGGCAGCCCCCCGCAACACCTGAGGGCGCGTCTGCCCGCAAAACAAcatcaccacctcacctTCACCCATTgtccgcgcgccgcgagcctGCCCACCGACCACGCACGTGGTTGCCTAtggacggcctcgactactccgactcggccgtcatggacgccgactcgccgcggcaggcagggtccaggccgggcgccgacgacggaccaGGCAAcagcaccggcaccagcagcagcaggcgctccCCCATGACCAAGACGAGGTCCCTGTccgacggtggcggcacgccctcgaagctctccccgtcgccgcacaTCGTCGAGGCTGTACGCCGCACCTCCAAGGACGACAGCGGCCTGCACCTCCGCGACCCCCAGACCGCTGGCCAGCAtccccagccgcccgtcacGCCGCGACGCGATCCCAGGGGCAGGGGCCACCATCACGGCCTCTCGCTCCAGATGCACGCGACGCACGCGCCTCGCCAGTTcacgccgccccccgccgcctccaaccCCTACgtcaagccgccgccgctgtcccCCAAGCTCGACCACTCCCATATCTTCGCCTCCCCGACCAAcatcctcccccgccgctcccgcggCCTTGACttctcccgcgccgccaccagcctcCACCACTCGACCCTCGCCGAGCAGTCGTCGCCCGATTcgtcgcccaccaccgccgaccGCGCTGTCAATatccccggccgccgcgactaCGGCGTCCATGGGCCCGAGCAGACGTCCACCTCGCTCTGGTCCGTCATGGGCGACCGGGACAAGATGAACATGAGCAGCTCCCTCGGCAGCAACCACGCCCTCTCCCACTCCCACCCCGCTTCTCATGCAcacgcccacgccgtcgccgtcgcctccgacTCTTCTACTACCTCGGATGACGATCTTATGGACGAGGATACGGACGAGGCCTACGTCACGACGCCTCTGGTCAAGTCGTCCGCCACCATGGGTCAGGCGCCCCCCGGCGGGCCTTTTGGCTCCCCGGCCATGAGCAGCCTCATGAGCttccagcagcgccagcgaccACGCAAGCAccccaagaagaaggtgcGCGCCCCGCTCGGGCTGGGCTTCAAcctctcggccgcctcgctgtCCAAGTCGCCCCCGAGCAGCTCCGCCCAGGCCAGGAGGGAGAGCATCAGCTGGCAGGCCAACCAGCTGCACATCTcgagcgccgaggccgaggacggcggccgctccagcgagggcgacgccggccaggagACGCAAAAGGGCGTCGTtcgccgcgccgtcaccCGCCGGGGCAACCTGCTGGTAAATCGCATCGTCCGCTTCGGTGCGCTCCGCTCGTGCTGACGCCTCGCAGCCCAAGACCAAGACGTTTGCCCGCATACGCGCCGCCCTACTCGAAGagggcgcgcccgccgaagccgagacgcgccgcgaggccgaggtggtCAAGCAGGTCCGCGAGAGCGACATGGACCTCGAGCCGCGCATacccgcccacgccgacgccgccgttgctaGCACGCTGTCGTCGCCAAACATGGCTAACATGGACGCCGACATCCCCGAGGAGGAcatgggcgaggcgacgggcgcctTCAAGCACCAGGCCACGAAAAAGTCCAAGGGCAAGAACTTTTGGGACACCTTTTCAGAGTCGAGCAGCCGCAccacaccgccgccctcgtcgtttCTGCCGCGGGGCTCCTCGTCTGGCGTGAGTGAGGACGCGGCCATGGactcgccgtcgctcgccgGCCCAGGGCAGGTATGTATCCTCGTCTAGAGATCTGGGACCTGCGCATGCGCTGACGGCCACCGTAGGGTTCGCAGAGCGGCAGCAACTCGGgtcccagcgccgccgagatcaCGCGCCGCATCAACAAcaagcgccgccgtgacgacgacctcgaccccATCAGCTTCAAGCGGCGGGCCGTCAGCCCGGGCATGAGCGTGCACAACTCGCCCGTGCCGCAGAGCCCGATGCAgcgcgactcggcggcgtggggctcgcggcccggcagcacgggcggcgacaagggtAGCAGCGCGCCTAGCGACACGGGGAGCAACGGCGGGACGCCCGCCAACCCGCCCGGTCGGCTCAACAGCAAAGGCAGGGTGGGCTTTCAGGGCATGGTGGACACCAACGACGGCATCATGCGTATGAGCATCGAGTAGGATCAGCATGGGGATGTGTTGCGTTGTGAGTATTGAGTAAGGGGAATGAATGCAGGGGTAAGGCTTGATGAGGACGAGTATAGGGGCACGGCAGACGTGCTGTACGGCAAGCATTGTTGCACGGCGAGCATCGACGGGAAGGGGGACCGTGTTGTATGGTGAGCATTGAGAAGGGGTCGGCACGGGGACGTGGCATTGTGAGCATCGATTATTGCATGGGGAGGTCACTTGTTGGACGGCCTCGTTGGCGTTGGGAAGGGGCGCTGGGGCGTTTGTCACGGAGCATCTGCACATCACTTTTTCATGTAGCACGTGTACGGCGGGCCAGGTCATAACTCATTAACATCGCTGCTCGCCGCTTCTGGTATATTTAAACAACTGCCGCGGATGCACGCGCCAAGAATGAAcagccagcgtcgtcgtcctagtagcccgcccacccccccccggaCTCAGTGTCCCCGCGCCGGGCGTcaaaaaggaaaaagaaaaaatCACCCCAGAGCCTCGCCTGGCCTCGCCTGACCTCGACTCTCCTCGTATCATGCAAAAGGACGCTACTACTCACtggtcggccgcgacggacccgtcctcggccggcacCTGCAGCGTGCCGagcttgtcgtcgagccaccgcgcgaggtcgccggcgtggcggcgcatggcaacgacggacgcggcgccgacgctctcgaggctggtggtggtctggccgccggcgctgacgAGGCTCTCCACCTCGCTGGggctgccggcgaggaggtcgcCGTTTTCTTGagcgttgttgttgttgttgttgtggtggtgactgtgttgttgttgttgttgttgctggtgttggtgttggtgttgttggtgatgatgataattgtggttgttgttgttgttgttgttgttgttgttatgGTGGTGCGGGCGGTCGGATGGGTGGTAGTCGTGCGCCGagggcccgacggcgacgaagagcaggccgcagcgcaggcgcctgatgatgacggtgccgccgctgagctgcacggtgatggtgacgggcttgacgggcttggtggcgctgcgtctccgcgagcgggcgcgggtctcgggctcgtcctcgtcgttgtcgtcgtcctcggagccgtgctggtggtggtgccctgctcccccgcggcggcggcgcgttcTCGCAGTATGGTGGAGGAGCCCGCGGTTCGCCGCACCGCGCACGccctcgttgtcgtcgtcctcagTTACgctgtcatcgtcgtcgtcatcgcggaCGGGGGAGCTCGCGCCGGGGTCGACGGGGGTGCGCGCGCCGGGCAGGGCCGAGGGCAGgtcgacggaggaggaggtgtggatggcgaggagggaggcggcgacggtggcgtgggtgcgcagcagggcgacgggGTGGGGGCTCgcgtgggcgaggagcttgccgtgggcggtggtgaggaGCAGCGTGGGCAGCGCGGGCGTGGTGTTTGCGTGGAGGAAGGCGTTGAGGCGCttggtgaggaggagggggggcgtcGGGCTCGCGGCCATGGTTGTGCGAAGGggtgtgtgtatgtatgtgcgtgcgtgccggtGAATGACGATGATGTTGACGGAAATGACGATGGCCGGGGgtggtcgggcgggcgggcgggcggacggcacggcgtgaagagggagggaaggagggaaggagggtgtcgtggccgcggcgcgtggGTTAGCGGGCACGAGAGAGGCTGGCGGTGACGTGCgagggtgaggtgaggttaAGGTGAGGCGAGATGAAGTGAGGTCGATGATTGACGGTGGTCACGCCCAATCAGGATGCTGCAATTGGGAGGTCCGGGCGGCCCCACCGACGGGTCCCGCCTCTgtcatcggcctcgatgcGTGGGCGCTAATAGACCTGTATCTTTCCATCTGCATCCGCGAatacatacgaagtacaaatGACCGAACACGAAACAGAAGGGTGCACCATTGATGCGGCATGGGACTTTcctgctttgctttgctctTAGTAGTGCTTTAGCTGAGTCTACATCTGCTCACCGCAACAACTTCAAagccatctctctctctcactcatCTATTCGCttcagctcgccgccatcaactcGCACCAGCAGCTTCCTCCCACGCCCGATAtccctcctcgacctgctcggcaAACGggaccgcctccgccgtcaGCAGCTTGCTGTGGGGGTCAAAgtcgagcagcgccttgacCGCGTCGCGCAGCCAGCACGAGTaccgcgccagcgccagccacgagtcgatgttgacgacggcctcgttgcACCgctgcttgcgcttctcgggcTGATGCCAGTCCGACACATCGTGCGTGCAGGCTCGCGACTCGGGTACGTGCTCGCACCCGCCCAGCACGCACCGGCAGCCCCtcagctccgccgccgcccggaggCACCCGCCCTCGCTGCACTTGGCGACGTGCACGCAGCCGCGCGACTGGCACGTCAgggcgagccgccggccgctcatcatggtgaagacgacgctgccgacggACCACAGCTCATCGCTCAGCGTGTACGCCCGCTGCGTCTGAACCTGACGTCAGCTTTTCCGGTTGGGAGTTGGGGGGGTTGGGGGGTTGGGCTATCTCTGCCTCGAACGGGATGGCCCAACTCACCGTCTTCCACTTCTCCGGGTCGCGTGCAATCTTGGGACGCgtctcctcgagcggctcCCAGCCCGTCTGGACCGTGGCCGCCACGCTGCACGGCCACGTGCCGTCCCCTCCCATGACATGCCCGGTCACGGCTGCGTCGCCGAAGCCACCCAGCTTGCATGGCCCAaaggcctcgccgccgcggggctgcTGGAAGAAGACGTTGCGCGGCTCGATGGCGCGGTGCAGGATTGGGCTCCAGGCGGCGTCTCCCGTCCAacgccggccgtcgaggcgcttgCCGTCGTGCAGAAAGGCCACGGCCCGGACAAGCGCGCGCAGGACGTGCCAGCAAAGGGCCTCGGGCAGGTGGTACAGCGTCGACTCGCACCGCACCCAGCGGAGCAGCGTGTCGAGgctcccgccgtcgcagtAGTCCCACACGAAGAAgtcgcctcccgccccggGATCCcggacgcggccgacgagcgaGACAATGTTCTCGTGGTTGAGCACCCGCGCGAGCGAGTCGTGTTGGAGCTCCAAGAGGACTGCGTTGTCCTTGgcctggcggtggtggtagtcGGCGacccggcgggcgaggaagcggccCTCGACATCGGCTGTCGAGGCCGACCACACGCCCGAGTCAATCTCGTCGACCAGCGTAAACTCTGACATGCTGACTGATGGGTTGTGTCGCGAGTAGCGAGCGCTACGAAGCCTTGCATTGCGGGCGCCTACAGGCTACGAGTCCCTTTTCACTTGGcgcgtcctggccgccgcccagtcGACTCCTTTGTTCGACGTTGATGGGCGCAGCTGCTCACGACAAAGCAGCGGTTTGTGCATCGTGGTAAATGCTCGCTCGGGCCAGTGATGTCACCGCATAACCGCGCCCTTGCCGCATAACCGCGCGGCACAATGCATCGCACGGCCGTCTATGACGCCGATAGAGAGGCGACGTagcacgtacgaagtacagtacagaCGTCGATCGTCTTTGTCGTCGAGAGTAACCGTCGATGAGCCGTTCTGAGACGACTCGCCCGCCGTAGCACATGGAGCGCCAGGGACACGCGACCGTACGACGTCGGTGAGGCCAGCGGAgacgggctcgacgtcgactgcGGACATTCCAATGCGAGGCGTTTCACGTCAATGGAGCCGTGGCggacgccgcctgcgccgatGCGGAGGGGTGGGCCCGGGGGGGTCGCAGAGGGACTGATGGGACCCGACCTTGCCGACCGTTCATTGTGCATCCATTCATGGGTACCCGCCCGTAGCGCTTACGGAGGGCGCTAAGGCAGGTACCTGTGGGCGTTGGCGGACGCATCCACACGGCGCCATTCGCTCGCCGACGTTTCAAGATGTCTGGCTGTGCGAGTCGCGATTGACAGATGACGCCACAATGGCCGTAGCGGCGactggagagagagagggacaATTGAGCGTGCGACAGGACCGACTGACCTCTTCGCGTCGATCGCAGAGGGAGCAAAGTCTCGTTTGGCGGACGGACGCACGACGCACGGCTCGAACCAACACGGTCAGACGAAGAGCCGGCATTAGCAGGCAGCGCACGGTCGACGGTGCTGGGGCGGCCAATCAAGGGCGGGAACCCCTGACGCTGGCGCAGgcccctgccctgccctgtcctgcaAATGCGCCGCGTTCAGCGGGAGGGGCGGGGCCTTTTCCATGAGGTACAGTGGGTGGTTCCACCCCAAGTGTTGGGGTGCCTCTCcggggctgctgcagcaccaaTCGCTGGCGCTATCCCGGCCAGGGTCACCACACAGCATGACAGGCAGATAGATTGATGGGGGCATCCATGCCTCATTCCATCTCCCTCTCGccaacccccccctttcgtccatccccatccatccatccatccctcgcTCGCTGATGGTGCTTGCTTGTCGGGTGCTGGCTCAATCGACATTGTCGCCATTGTCGGGCCTCGCCATCACGTTTTCTTTTCCGCGCTGCCATCATCCCACGCTCATTCCAGCATTTACACAACGCCGCTCGTTGAAAcctcccccccgccacccGCGAGCGCGTTCCTACGCACTCTGCACGATCTGCACGGGACTGCCGCGACAAGTCCCCTCTCTCCCTGCAGGGAAGATCACGCATCTCGTCTCCTCCGTGGTCTGCCGTCGTTTCGCAGCTGCATTGGCGTAGTACCAATCGCCACCTAGACGACCACCTCACGTTCTTCCCTCGTTGCCTCTCGAGACCTGCCATGCCACTATCGTAGGACCAAccccgtcaccatcatcaccctcgTTCAACAACAATTGGATTTCCCTCAACGCATCAAGTCTCTCCCCATCGCCGTCACTCGCAGGCGAGACGACGCATGACGGCCGGACCGCTCACTCATcacgctcactcactcactcccccccctctctgTCTCCTCGTTCAGACAGAGAGACACACATAACgaccacaaccaccaccacaagcCTCGACACGCCGGCCGCTGTCACCCATCATGGGCTGCCTCAGCCACAGCAGGAAGCAGACGAAGCAGGAGTTCACCGACCACAAATGGGACTACATCAACCTGGCCGACTTCAAGGCAAAGGGCTGCGGCCCGGGCTTCGTCTACGGCTACCTGTGGTTCTCGCTCATCCTCTCCATCGCCGTCTACGGCGTCGACAGCTTCACCGCCGTCAACCTGCTCGCCTTTGACCGCTGGTCCTCCAAGATCAAGCCCGCCATCCCCCTCGACGTCTCCAAGTGGATCTTCTCGGGCTGCATCATCGCCTCCTTCGTCAACCTCGCCTACGAGGGCGTCCGCGCCTTTCGCgtcatgcgccgccgcaacgtcGCCGAGTGCTACATggacagcctcgccgcccgctgggAGTCGATCCgcctcggcaagggccaggGCTGGCGCCGCTTCCTCGTCTTTGCCGAGCTGACCAAGTCCAAGAAGGGCGCCGAGTACATTGCCCTCTTTACCTACTTTAGCTTTCAATGTGAGTGGCCAGTCCCCAGTCCCAGTTCCCCAGATGTGCTATTCCACAGTCCCGAGATGCGTCATTATTCGACAGCCCCCAAATCCCCGGGTCTGCCACTGGGACGGCATGTACTGACCAGAGAAACACAGCGTGGATCCGCGTCATCGTGTGCTCCGGCCCGCGTCAGGTCGTCAACGCCCTGACGCTGCGCTCCGTCTACGTGGCCAAGCTCACCCCCACGGCCAACAGCGTCGAGGGCTCCATCGTGGGCTTCTTCGACAAGATCAAgtcgctcgccgaggaggactaCCAACAGGCCGTCATCCTCTCGGGCATGTGCTTCACCCTCGTCATCTGGGTCTTCTCGGCCCTCTACCTCCTCTCCGCGGTGCTCTTCtacgtcttcttcctcttccacTGGATcccccgcgacgacggcggcctcacCGGCTACTGCGAGCGCAAGACCAACAAGCGCCTCAccagcatcgtcaccacAAAGGTCAACAAGGCCCTCGCCAAGAGCCAGGCCAAGCGCGAAaaggccgacgccctggccatgcgcaacggcgagaagccccacctcgaccgcgccgccaccctgcCCGTGCTCCCggacgtcggcctcggcggcaaggaggaCAGCCTGCCGCAGATGCCCATGCTCGGCCGCAAcgagaccaccaccaccctgcCGGCTTACACGTCGCGCCCCGGCACGCCCAACAGCTTCGAGCTCACGGCCATGGACCAGAAGCGGCCCGTGCCCTCGCGCTCTGGCACTTCAGGCTCGTCGTACTCGTCACGAGCGCccctcatcggcgccgccgccgacatgggcTACGGCCGCGCGTCCCCGGAGCCGCCCCGGATGCCCGACCTCGACTTTGGAGgccccgtcgcgccgccgtcacgcaCGGCCACGGCTGGCTCGCAGCGCAGCTACCGTCCGGGGtacggcccgccgccggggagcgCGGGCTCGATGCGCAACTGTACCGCGACCCCCGCACCAATGGACGCGGACATGGCCTCGTACGGCCCAACAAGGACGCCCACGTCACGCTCCATCAACGCGTACGGAGGCAACCCTCCGGCCGCGCGGTCGTACGACGCCTACAACCCAGAGGCCCGGACCTACGACGCATTCGACGGCCGAGCTTccccggcgcccgccacgtATCGCGCGGGGACgcctgcgtcggcgtcgcgtgccccgccgccaatgggcgcgccgcagcagcccatgAGGAGCCTGACGGGCCAGCTTccgccgcgcgggccgccccCGCAGAGGAACATGACGGCGCCCGTACGACCTGGTGACTTtgagccgccggcgaggacaggCACCGCGCAGAGCATGCGAgggccaccgccgaggcAGGGCGGAccgggcgggccgccgaATCAACAGCGGGGGTACGGGTACGATGGAGGTTATGGGTTCTAGCGTTTGGCCAAGGAGTTGCGTGTGCACATGTACATTTCGATACCCATCCGGAGATGGACCGCAATTTACCTTTTCTGTTGCTGCGCTGATGACTTGACTTGCTCGCATGATGGCGCGATGCTGTGGCGCTAGCGCGGGGGTGTCCGGCGACTGCCAGTGGACGGGGCGTGGATGATGGTATGATTTGTAAGTAACTAACTAAcctgccgccgtccccgtccgGACCGCCGCATGTCGACCCAAGGGCGAGCTTACCCGtccgtccttgccgtccgtCCTCTCTGGGCATATATACATGCAGCGTGGCAATGGTACGCAGTATAATAAGCGCGACGGCTGGCTACTTGGCCATGCATGCTCGTgggcagcctcgacggcatcgtACTCGCGGCGCACGTgtttgagcagcagcagcagcagtagcagcagcgactacggcggcggctttggcGGCTACTTTGGCGGTAGTAGCAGGTTCGGCAGCAATTCCGGCAGCAagtctggcggcggcagcttcggcAACCTCGGCATCCACAAGGGGGGGCATCAACTACCACAGCAACTACGGCATCAACTATAACATCAACTACTACCATCAGCATCAAAcccgggcagcagcagcaaaaaaaaaagcaagcaagcaagcatgcCGGGCCGGCTAGAGACGTTCCACGCGGGGGAGGCGCACATgcgcgacgccatggccatccCGCCGGGGGAGAACCCGACGGCGGTGggcctgccggcgccgtacgcggcgcgggtggaggcgtcggcgctgctggcggtgggGACgctcgacggggcgggccggccgtggacgacggtctggtgcggcgcgaggggcctggcggcgcgggtcgccgaggacgtgctGGGCGTGAGCAGCGtggtcgacgggcggcacgaTCCCGTGTACGCGGCGCTGTGGggggagcagcaggatcagcagcagcagcttgagcagcagcaggaggagggggggataAAGGAGAAGAAAGACGCGAGAGGTGGGAGCGTGAGTAGCGGCGTGGTGCGGCccaacggcgggcgcggcaagatggtcggcgcgctggccatcGATCTGGACTCCCGCGACAGGATGAAGCTGGcggggctggtggtggctgcgTCGGCGGAGCGTATGGGCGGtcacgatgatgatgccgatggtgatgccgttggcgacgacggtggtgatggcgacggaggcgcggTCGACGTGCAGGCCGCGGTGCTCATCACCGAGAGCATCGGCAACTGCCCCAAGTACCTCAACAAAAAGGCCATAACACGGCGCTCgcccggggcggcgcggctggcgggcgcgcgcctgccgctgacggacggggcgctggcgctgctggggcgcGCCGACATGTTCTTcctgtcgacgacgacgggcgacaCCATGGACACGAACTACCGGGGCGGGGTGCCGGGGTTTGTGCGGGTGGTGCgcaacgacgaggggggCGTGACGCTGGCGTATCCAGAGTGTGAGTTGTGatctcctcgtccttctattgctcctccttctcctcctccaccctTTGCCCTCTTCCGTGTCTGTTGCATATCGAATGCGTACCTTGTACTCGAGTGCCTGATGCTACCACAGAGGTGTTGATTACCCAGATGCTGAccggagagagagagagcagacTCGGGCAACAGGCTATACCAGTCGCTGGGCaacctcatcgtcgacgcgcgcATCGGCATCACCTTCCCGGACTTTGCCACGGCCGACGTGCTGTACCTgacgggcacggcgacggtgctcgtcggcgaggcggccgcgtcgtcgctcctCCCGCGCAgcaacctcgccgtccgcATCGACGTGACGgacgcgcgcctcgtcgagggcgggctgcccttccgtggcgccgagggcgagccgtcgccgtaCAACCCGCCGCTGCGGTACCTCGTgagcgagcgcgcggcgacTGCGCCGTCACGgacgggggcgacgacgacgacgacgctgatGGCCACGCTGGTGGGGCGCGAGGTGCTGACGCCGACTGTCGCGATCTTTACCTTTGAGCTGTCGTCGTCAGGGTCTGACTCTtccgacggcggtggtggtggcggcggcaaagagGCGACGTGGCAGGCGGGCCAGCACGTCACGTTGGATTTTAGGCCGGAGCTGTACACGGGGTACTCGCACATGTACGACTCCGACCCGCAGAGAATCAACGACGACTTTGTCCGCACCTTTACCGtgtcgagcgagccgccgccgccgccgccgccgccgacgaagacgaagacggcgggggcggggacggGCAAGAGGAGGCGGTTCGAGATCACGGCCCGGCGTCACggcccggcgacggggcTGCTGTGGCGGCAGAACCTGCGGGCgccgctggagctgcgcgTGCTGGGGTTCGGGGGCGAGGCCTCGTTCCGgctgccgttgacggccgCATCAGCAGtggactcgtcgtcgtccataagcggcggcatcccccACGAGGTCGTGtacgtggccggcggcgtgggcgtgacgccgctgctggcgcaggcccgcggggaggggggggcgctgctcacctcgtcatcgtcgtcgccgcggctgcgGGTGCTGTGGacgctgcgcggcgaggacctcgggctggcggcgcgggtgtTTGCCGACGTGCCgggcctggcgggcgcgacgacgctctTCGTGACGGGGccggtcgaggccgaggcggacgtcGAGACGCTGGGGAGGCTGCGGGAGGAGATGAAGGctacggcagcggcggcggcgacgggggctgggggcggcggcggcgtggtggagacgcggcggatgcgcgaggcggacgtggcggcgctccggggcggggggcgggcgtTTTACCTCTGCGCGGGGCCgggcttgcggcggcggctggaggaGTGGCTGGAGGGGGAGAGGACGGCGTGGGAGGACTTTGGGTATTGAGGCGGTTGGTGTGGTGAATGTTGTCGTGGACTGGCTGACTCGGCGCTGTCGTGACCAGCAGGTCAGTTACCAGGTGCGCCGAGGgtgaggcaggcaggcggacggAGAGACGAGTCAGTGACGCACAAATGAGCCAGCCGTCGCACCGCAGCCACTTGACTTGTCCTCCTCGAACTCGCTCTGTGAATGGGCgatgcggcgtcgtcctTTCTTGTCCGAGGTGAATAGACGAGCGGCTGAATGACTACCTGATAACGCGATAGCCATGCTGCACGACACCACGTGGCACAGGATCGGATCATCGAGTTGACGATGCTCGCACAAGCGTAGCGAGGCGACCTTTGTCTTTACGTTTCAGATTGCTTCTGACAACGTAATTTGATGCAAGGTTTTCTCATTTAGTACCTCTGCCTTGGTGGGTTAGTAGGCTACGGGCAGGTAGCAGCACTCACTCACCTGGCGAGGAGTCGTTGGTGGCCCCTGAGTTGCTTCGTACATCACATGAATTGCGCCCTTAGTACACCATCTCGGCATTCCAAGGACTTAGTTACAGCACTGCCTTTGCGCACCATAGCGCACTGCGGAAACCACCAGCACCCGCCTCGCGGGGAGCTCCGCGCGGGCTTCACAAAGCAGCTTACAAACTGACAAGCGGCCGAACAAAAAACGGAGGCTCTATTGACTCCCCGACCGCGGGgcttcctccccctcctccctcacTTCACTGCAGACGACCTGTCTGACTCTGCACTGCGGTACGACGGCATC from Purpureocillium takamizusanense chromosome 3, complete sequence includes:
- a CDS encoding uncharacterized protein (COG:S~EggNog:ENOG503Q4QC), with the translated sequence MPGRLETFHAGEAHMRDAMAIPPGENPTAVGLPAPYAARVEASALLAVGTLDGAGRPWTTVWCGARGLAARVAEDVLGVSSVVDGRHDPVYAALWGEQQDQQQQLEQQQEEGGIKEKKDARGGSVSSGVVRPNGGRGKMVGALAIDLDSRDRMKLAGLVVAASAERMGGHDDDADGDAVGDDGGDGDGGAVDVQAAVLITESIGNCPKYLNKKAITRRSPGAARLAGARLPLTDGALALLGRADMFFLSTTTGDTMDTNYRGGVPGFVRVVRNDEGGVTLAYPEYSGNRLYQSLGNLIVDARIGITFPDFATADVLYLTGTATVLVGEAAASSLLPRSNLAVRIDVTDARLVEGGLPFRGAEGEPSPYNPPLRYLVSERAATAPSRTGATTTTTLMATLVGREVLTPTVAIFTFELSSSGSDSSDGGGGGGGKEATWQAGQHVTLDFRPELYTGYSHMYDSDPQRINDDFVRTFTVSSEPPPPPPPPTKTKTAGAGTGKRRRFEITARRHGPATGLLWRQNLRAPLELRVLGFGGEASFRLPLTAASAVDSSSSISGGIPHEVVYVAGGVGVTPLLAQARGEGGALLTSSSSSPRLRVLWTLRGEDLGLAARVFADVPGLAGATTLFVTGPVEAEADVETLGRLREEMKATAAAAATGAGGGGGVVETRRMREADVAALRGGGRAFYLCAGPGLRRRLEEWLEGERTAWEDFGY